A single window of Channa argus isolate prfri chromosome 10, Channa argus male v1.0, whole genome shotgun sequence DNA harbors:
- the si:ch211-153b23.7 gene encoding TNFAIP3-interacting protein 3 codes for MDGDLLSLTSSSSTSSAAAGSQKDSIPKSDSSLTQSQQEHKSSEELWTEDVSPGGERLLSTEEQVTLITESMTVTSTDQEKLLLLNNNTELRRVNKELMKLNEDWDQVYRSATLGLQHRVEALELENTAIKQLNSRLLLKVEHQQSAKEYYEQALMQELKKNQELQEYIRLLESRMHRPDRECRHAKQGSFNALVRGPLSCPTGNLPMGPDLSPSYISEYPASSSFFPVPSLPEAGQQGKSNTSSAPPGALGGSQQEMQDLKEQLETLRCQTQIYEAEYETEHNDHKHTLQENRRLRRKREEMRQQVALLQEQLKVYEDDFRRERSDKQMLQRLLLKKTHPNKDPVLIHRCNNEQQPQGGDKRTQSGEKRKQHHPLCPKHPDREKDSG; via the exons ATGGATGGAGATTTGCTGTCTTTGACATCTTCCTCATCtacatcatcagcagcagcaggatccCAGAAAGACAGCATACCTAAGAGTGACAGCAGCCTCACACAGAGCCAACAGGAACACAAATCATCTGAAGAATTATG gacGGAGGATGTGAGTCCTGGGGGCGAAAGGTTATTGTCTACAGAGGAACAGGTCACTCTGATCACAGAGAGTATGACAGTCACCTCCACTGACCAAGAGAAACTGCTGTTGCTCAATAACAACACTGAGCTCCGTAGAGTCAACAAAGAG CTGATGAAGTTGAATGAAGACTGGGACCAGGTGTACCGCAGTGCTACACTGGGTCTACAACACAGAGTAGAGGCTTTGGAGCTGGAGAACACCGCCATCAAACAGCTCAACAGTAGACTACTGCTCAAAGTGGAGCATCAACAG AGTGCAAAGGAGTACTATGAGCAAGCGTTAATGCAAGAGCTCAAGAAGAACCAGGAACTTCAAGAATACATACGGTTATTGGAAAGCAGGATGCACCGTCCAGACAGAGAATGCAGACATGCCAAACAG GGAAGCTTTAATGCTCTGGTACGTGGTCCTCTTTCATGCCCTACTGGTAATCTACCCATGGGTCCCGACCTGTCACCCAGTTACATCTCAGAATACCCGGCCTCATCCTCCTTTTTTCCAGTTCCTTCTCTCCCAGAGGCTGGGCAGCAGGGAAAAAGCAATACCAGCAGTGCCCCACCAGGAGCACTGGGAGGCTCCCAGCAAGAAATGCAGGACCTAAAAGAGCAGCTGGAGACACTAAGATGTCAG ACCCAGATTTATGAAGCAGAATACGAAACGGAGCATAATGACCACAAACATACACTGCAGGAGAACCGGAggctgaggaggaagagagaagagatgCGCCAACAGGTGGCACTACTCCAAGAGCAG CTCAAGGTTTATGAGGATGACTTCAGACGGGAGCGCTCTGACAAACAGATGCTGCAGCGGCTGCtgttaaagaaaacacatcCAAACAAGGACCCTGTGCTTATTCATCGCTGCAACAATGAGCAGCAGCCACAAGGGGGAGACAAGAGGACacaaagtggagagaaaagaaaacagcaccACCCACTGTGCCCCAAGCATCCAGACAGAGAAAAGGATTCTGGATGA
- the zgc:174917 gene encoding probable alpha-ketoglutarate-dependent hypophosphite dioxygenase gives MTSATAKMQEIYNKQGYLSALPVLNETELKDARHAFSELEKEFGEEYTQYSLHNVHLKYPWVKDLTKHPRLLEVVQAVLGPDVILLDSRFICKYPTLKPEQILDNKEGGDNVLPYVAWHQDMRYWGIDGGPVLSVWLALDDSQKENGALQVIPGSHGSGMLPHRPATRPGNMLSVNQEIPEELVQVEETVFCPLSAGQMSIHDGLLVHGSDANTSLKRRCGFVIRYVPTCAYPIEDPDRPRKFHATVLISGTDKFNHFSNQSK, from the exons ATGACTTCAGCTACAGCTAAAATGCAGGAGATCTACAACAAGCAGGGCTACCTCTCAGCACTGCCTGTGTTGAATGAGACAGAGCTGAAGGATGCCAGACATGCCTTTTCTGAGCTGGAGAAGGAGTTTG gtGAAGAGTACACCCAGTACAGCCTTCACAATGTTCACCTTAAGTACCCGTGGGTGAAGGATCTGACCAAACACCCGCGTCTCTTGGAAGTGGTCCAAGCTGTACTGGGCCCTGATGTAATCCTGCTGGATTCTCGCTTCATCTGTAAATACCCAACTCTTAAACCAGAACAAATCTTGGACAATAAAGAAGGCGGAGACAATGTACTTCCCTACGTGGCTTGGCATCAGGATATGAG ATATTGGGGTATTGATGGTGGCCCTGTTCTTTCTGTGTGGCTCGCTTTGGATGACTCGCAGAAAGAGAACGGTGCCCTTCAGGTTATACCAG GTAGCCACGGCTCTGGTATGTTGCCCCATCGCCCAGCCACACGCCctggaaacatgctttctgtcaaTCAGGAGATCCCAGAGGAGCTGGTGCAAGTGGAAGAAACTGTGTTTTGCCCTCTGTCAGCTGGACAGATGTCT ATTCATGATGGACTCTTAGTCCATGGCAGTGATGCCAACACCTCACTGAAGAGGCGCTGTGGATTTGTCATCCGTTACGTTCCCACTTGTGCATATCCCATAGAG GATCCTGATCGTCCCAGGAAATTTCATGCAACAGTGTTAATCAGTGGAACGGACAAGTTCAATCATTTCTCCAACCAAAGCAAATGA